In Haliscomenobacter hydrossis DSM 1100, the DNA window ATCCAAAAGGAGTCGGTCTGCCGATTGGGCTAGCCGTTTAATGGTCTTGGTAGATTCGATCAAACGAGTTTCGATAATGCTCACTCCGGCGCGTCGTGCTCGTACCCGAAGTTGTTCCAATTTTTTATCGTCCGTGTCCAGTGCGATAATGCGGCCTTTGTTTTGCATCAGGCTGGCCAGGTGAAGGGCTTTGCCCCCATTGCCCGCACAGGCATCAATGACCCGCATGCCCGGTTCCACTTCCAAAAAGGGGGCTACTTGCTGAGAAGAATAATCCTGTACTTCAAACCAACCATGGCGAAATGCCGCAGTATGGTAGAGCTTACCCCGCTGTTCGATAACCAATGTATCCTCTGCAATGGCTTTGCCGATGATGTCGGTTTGCTGTAGCTGTTGTTGAAGGGTAGCTACATCGGTTTTCAGCCGGTTAACACGTAAAACCAGCGATGGAGATTCATTCAGTGCTTTAAGCGTAGGTTCCCATTGTTCTCCCAACTCCTGGAACCCTAACTCATCGAGCCAATCGGGTATAGATTCCCGGACGGCCCTCACCTTATATATAGTATGGTAGGCGTTGTTGATTTCGTTTCTGGTGAGAAATTTAAACTGCGCACCCAATGGATGGTTTTTCAGCATCAACCAGGCACCCAATAAATCTTCCCAGTCCAGCATGCTGGCGGGTGTTTTTCCAGCTACAGCACACAGCATGCGGTAGTAGCGCACCAGGGCATACACTTGCTCGGCAACAAATCCCTGTTCTTCGATAGACCAATGTGGGTGGGCTTTTAATTGCCGTTCAATGGCGTGATCGGCAAAACGATTGTCTTGTAAAACCTGCGCAGCTGCAGTACAAATCGCAGAAACTTGTTCGCTGGTAACGTTTATCCTGTTTGTCTTCATCCTTGATAATGCACTATTCATCAGAAAAAACAGCAAATTAGCAGATTGATGCGATTTTTTTGCAACCTTCTGCAATTTTCTGCGGTCTTATGGTCACGAATGTCGCAAAGATAAACACCTAAACGAGTAAACACCTAAACAACCCTTTAAAGGCAACCACTTGGGTTGCTCCAACACCTAAAAACACCCGAGAGCGGCAACCCGTGTGGGCAACCACGCAGGGTTGCCCACACTGACCCGACTTTTTGAAGAGACATTTAGCGTTTTAATGAGGTAGCAGGTTTTTTGGAGTTATCAGCCTCTTGTTTTGGAGGCCTGCTATGGAGGGAGACAAAAGCGTCTCCCTTTTTTTATTGACAAAAATGACAAGGGGGACCACGTTGAACAACGTAGTCCCCCCGATCATTTTGATACATTTATTGCAAAGCGAAGCGCACCACTACCCCACCCGAGGAATCCGTGCGGGGATACCCTGCCGAGGTCTTCGGCTCGCTGCGGCGGTAATCCACAAAGAAACGCAACGATAGCCGCTGATTAAGCTTATATTCTGCTGAAGGCGAAATACTCAAGTTATAGCTGCCCCGCGTTGGTTCACGTACCCCTTGATCGAGCAAGTGATTGAACGTCACGTCATCGCTGAGCGAGAAATTGAACTGCAAATCCAGGCCCCGTGGTGCAATTGCGGTACTGGCAGGGTTGCCTCCAGTGGTTGGTGGTTTTGGTGCCGGGCGTTTTTTCTTTTTGGTTTTGCCAAAAATGGAACTGATGTCGAAATCATTGATCTTGTGGCCAAAGCCAAAGACAATCTCTTTCCGACGGGTTTCCGCCAATTGGTTGCTTACAAAACTCATCGCCAGGTTACGCGTCAGCTTATAATCGAAGTTGAAACTCATGCCATTTTTCAAAGCGGCACTTACCGCGATCAAGGGGTTGAAGCCCTCTTGAATCACCAGTTCGGGTACTTCCAAGCGGGGATAGAAGTTGTTGTTCAACTCGTTGAGGAAACCCTCATCACGGGTACGCAAAAAGTCAAGTCCCGTATTAAAGGTGTTGATGGTCAATGAAGATTTATAGCCATGCGTCAAACTGAAGCTTTGGAAAAATTCCTTAAAGAATGGCAATCGACTCAAGCCATTGTAGGTAAAACGCCAGTTGATTTGGGGCAGTAGTTCGAACAAATTCAGGTTGATGCCCCGCGGATCCTGCCCCGTGTACGCCGCCAGGAATGCCGGAATCAGTACCTCTTGTTGAGTCCGGCCATAACCATAGGTGTAGCCTTGTTGGGCCAGCGTTGTATCCACGTGCTCACCGTTGCCCAAACGTTGTGAAATGATTACGCGGTTATCTTCAAAGGTTTTGAAAAGGGTACGCAAATCTGCAGTATCTCCTCTGAACAAGGTTTTGAGCGCCGAATACGACATGGTCAAGGTCCCGATGTCCTGCGGAATCGCATGGACAAACCGTGCGTTGTTGTCCAACAAGGTATCCTTGAAGTACTGTGAATGGTTCTGGGTATAGTTCCGGCTGATGTCCAGGTCCAAACGCATGTCGCGGAATGGTTCGATGGTCACCCGCGCATCCCAGTTTTGAGTAGACAATTGGGATACTTCCCGGTTTTGGAACACACTACTCGACATCCACCCCTGGTTGGCTGCTTGTGCCAGCCAGTCCTTTCCTGTTCCAAATTCATCTTCCCGTAATTTGCTGATGCGGGGCTGGATACCTGCTACGAAATCCCAACCAGGTGAGTTGAATTGGTTCATCCCGAATAAGCGGGATGCAGGCGTATAACCCGGCACCACGGTATTGTGCTGCTCAGAGTAATTGAAGCGAGCTTTGCGTAAAGACAAGAGTGGCCGCAAAAGTAATTTCACACCGTTGGGCAAATCACCACCGCCTTTTTTCTCCTTGTCTTTGTCCGCGTTGGCCTCATCCGTACGCCGGGTGCGGGGATTGCCCTCTGCGCCTCCACTGCGTGGCCCCTGGTCAATTTTGCGCAGGAACGGAATTTTGTTGTACAATTGGTCAAAGTTAAAGTCGGCATTGGCCTGAATGTTTTGACCATTCTGAATGACGTTGCCCAGAGAGTCGGTATTGAGCGCCGCGGCGGTCCAGCCGTAGTTGCCCCGGTATTGTCCTTTGATGGCTACCCATTCCATGTAGGGAATCAACTTGGTGGGCAACGTATAGTTGAGGGTAAACTCGTGTTGGTAATTTTTGGTGCGTCCCAGGTTTTGGATGTTGCTCCAGATGCTGTCGCGGCGGTAGCGGTTTTGTTCCGCCAGTGAAAAGCCCTTTTCACGCAACAAGCTTTCGTCGGGTTCATCCACTACAGCGTCGTTGGCCGCATTGAAGTTAAATTTCAAACCTTTGGTAAAATCCCATTGCAGGTTGTAATCACGCCCCCAGAGGAAACGCTTGTTGAAAAACGTGCTGTATTTGGGATCCAAATCCGTAAAGCGGTACTTGGTGGTTTGGAACTGTCGATCCATTAAGGTACTAAAGGTAAAGGTGCTGGGCAGGGGGTTGAAGTTGATTTCGGAAATCAATTTCAAGGCACTGCCCTTGAGCTTTTTAAACGGCTGAATGTATTTGGTTTGGGTACTGAACTGATAGTTCACCCCCCCATTGTATTTTTCCAATTGGTCACTTTCAATAAACGGATCGCTGCGCTCGAGAGCAGTGTAGCCATAACTGACCGAAAAATTGGAAATGTCCCAAGGCATGGGTTTTCCCTGATTTTGTGGGCTGCGGTCTTTGCGCACGTTGGTGAAGTTGTAACTTTTCACCGTGCTGATTTCCTGAGTCGTGCGCTGAATGGAATCACGAACCGTGGCATTGTCCGTTTTGCGGATTTTTTCTTTGAGGATGATGTCCAGGTCGTAAGGATCGTATTCAGGGGTTTCCACGTTGCGGGAATATTGGGCATAAAAAGGCAGGCGCAGGTTCCAGTCTTTGGGCAAAAACTTGTTGAGTTCCAGGTTGCCCGCAATATCGAAACCAGAGTTGTCAAAGCGACTGCGTTGTTGTACTTTTTGGTCGATGGCCCCGTAACCAATGGTGCCAAAGTTACCGGCTACGGTCACGTTCCCCAAATCGGCCATTTGGACATCCAAACGGGCAATACCGGCCACACCTCCACGTTCGTCCAGGCCAGTCAAACGCATTTCATTGGCCCAAACCACTGCACTTGCATTGTTACTTCCACCTTGGGGATTACGGATACCAATCATGACAATTTTGGAGTTGCCCAGGTTGGGATTACCGCGTACTTTGACCCATCTCTCCACAATTTGGCCGTTTTCCAGGGTTACACTGATGGGTTTAATGTATTCTTGATCTAAATTCGAGCCACTAGTGGCATTACGTTCCTCCTTGACCTGACGGAGAAGATTGAGTGGAAAATCAAACTCGTTTTCAATTCGCCATACTTCTTCTTTGTAAGCAGGCAAAATGACTGGATTTGTACCTCCTGTCATAGGAGGTAAACGGTCTAATTCCGAAAATACCAATGGCATTTCGTATTCATAATAGTTG includes these proteins:
- a CDS encoding RsmB/NOP family class I SAM-dependent RNA methyltransferase, with translation MKTNRINVTSEQVSAICTAAAQVLQDNRFADHAIERQLKAHPHWSIEEQGFVAEQVYALVRYYRMLCAVAGKTPASMLDWEDLLGAWLMLKNHPLGAQFKFLTRNEINNAYHTIYKVRAVRESIPDWLDELGFQELGEQWEPTLKALNESPSLVLRVNRLKTDVATLQQQLQQTDIIGKAIAEDTLVIEQRGKLYHTAAFRHGWFEVQDYSSQQVAPFLEVEPGMRVIDACAGNGGKALHLASLMQNKGRIIALDTDDKKLEQLRVRARRAGVSIIETRLIESTKTIKRLAQSADRLLLDVPCSGLGVLRRNPDTRWRLSPEHLQELIALQKQLLSSYAKMCRPDGKMVYATCSILPSENQLQIDAYINGVGSNYKVEASKHIFPQEAGFDGFYMARLIQH